From the Papaver somniferum cultivar HN1 chromosome 2, ASM357369v1, whole genome shotgun sequence genome, the window TTTAATAGATCGAGATCTTTTTAGATCTCTTTTTGTCTTGGCAGTTAGGTCTTGGTGCATGACATTTTGAGGAGCTTGTGATTATCTAAGTAATGTTGTTATTAATATATTTTTAATTCTTGTTTGTGGTGTTGTTGATACTTTAGTTTATCCTGACTTAATTTTAATTTGGAAGGTTAAAAGATCAGTTTTTCTTGTTTTAGCTTTGGTTTGTTTTAGACTTTGTAGTAAAGGAAAAAGACAATACCAATTCGTCCAAGATCATCATCAAGTTCAAGTCAGCCTTATTCGTTCCGAGACAAACACTTAAAGACCGACTTAGATTACCGCCATTACTTGAGACACTTTGGTTACTATTTGAGAAActtcgggtttttttttttggttattgtTACTACTAATTGGGTCACTACTACCTTGATTGCATTAGGCAACCTAAATTTTCAAAACTCCATTTCATGTTATTTACATGTTCTGATGAACATTGAGTTGGATTTGATCCAGTCATTGCCTTGTGCTTTGACACGTATTGGTATTGTTTTCAAAGTCAGTTTGGCGTTAGTTGTTTGGTCCTCTTCTTTCCGAAAAAGAAGGTcttctgaaattgtttttagTTTTGATAAGATAGATTTGATAGGCACAAATTGATGGAGATACAACAACTTATATGAATATGTTgtgatcatgatttttttttacaaaGTTTCCGATTTTCTAAATCGGTTTTCAATTTAAATCACGTCTCATTTCGTAATTCGACCAAGCTACACGCAGTACTCTATAAATATCAAAATTTAACGTGCATAGATATCACTATAATACATTGATAAGATcatcattgggtgatgatatgaATGATCTAATTCTGAAACTCCAAAGAATATATGAAACCCGGGCCCGCATAATTTTTGCTTATCCACATCTAAATAACTTCTATCAGGGCCCACCTCTTCATCGAGAGGTTCAAATTTCATATTTTCAATATCAGCGACCCAAAATTGCTTACAGCAACTTAACAAAACATAGTCAGTGCAGTATTAAATCATAAACGAGTTTCATAAAAATATTGCCACTGGGAGAGAGACGAAGGTTTCTTCAGGAAAATGCAGAACtcttgaaaaaaaattcaatcaaaccctaattaattGAAACTCTTAATTATCAAATGGATTTCAAGCTTGGTCGAATCAATCTTAACAAAGTTGCTCAGGTAATACCaatacttgattgattctttattttatttttatgattttgatgaGAAATTAATTTATTGGTTAATTTTTTTGGTACAGGGAGTTGGGGGCTTTGTTTTTGGGAAGGATACTTCAAATTCTAATGATGACAGGTAAATTATCAAGTTAATTTTGTAATTAAGCATCTTTTTTTATAGCTTCAACTGTGATAATGATGAAATACTGATGGGATAAGTGAGatcttggtctttttttttttggaatttgaaATTGACTTTTATTTTATTGCATGCaatgatttcttttttatttacagTTATGTTCAAAGTTTGCTTGAGCGTATAAAGAATGTTGAGGAGGATAATGATAATAAAAGGATTGAAGCTTTGGATGAACTTCAGTCTGTTGTTGAAGAAAGTGTTTCTGCTCAGCTGGCATTTGGGGAACTAGGTATGTCTCTCTCTTTGTTAGGTTTTTGATTTAAGTGGCTAACTTAGTAGTACAATTTGAACCGCCGATAAGTACAATTTGAATCGCAGATAACCGAAACCAATAAATGTTAATTAGATTACTATTATAATGATACTTGTGATTGATTTTGGCTACAGGGATATCAGTGCTAATGGGAGTAATAAAGGGAGAGCGTGATAATGAAAAAATGGTATGTCACGTCATTATATCGACTCTGCTGATTTGTTCATATTGCGATTTGTGAACCTTTTTTAGTTTTGGTTATGAATTAGTATTCTTGACTATGACACTTGGGTTGGGAATATGAAGGTAAAAGGTGCTTTGGAAGCCCTTGCTAGTGCGTTGACTCCGATTGCTCCAGAAGGAGGAGTGAAGAATGAGATACATCCAGCTATGATGAATTCTGATTTGCTTTGTAGAGAAGCTGAAAACATATCTCTTCTCTTAGGTTTGCTGGTGAGTTTTACATGGTTTGGAGTGCTGTCTACTAGCATTGCTGCGTTGTGCGTGTCCTTAGTGTTTATTCTTTTGTACTTGATCAGGACTCGGACAACTTCACTGTCCAGTATCATACACTTCAACTACTGACAGCCCTACTTACTACTTCTCGAAATAGGTACCTATGAACACCAGATTGACAAATGCTGATTCCTTTTTCTTGGTGCTCTTAGATTTCTGAATTCGTCGTGTCACTAAGAAGGAGTATTTTTTAATCTGTTTCAGGGTACAAGAAGCAATACTTACGATCCCCCAAGGAATAACTCGCCTTATGGATATGCTTATGAGCCGAGAGGTAGGATGTGATTCTATTTTCTGATGTGGTTTCAAAATATTTCACCGTTAAGCTGTTATAATGTGTAGTGGATACATTTTTCCTCAAAAGCATGGAGTTCTGTTCCTTACTTCCTTACTTTATCCTCTAAGAGAAAATAAAGTAACAGTTATGTCCTGCATATGCTGTTTTGGAGactaatttttgttttttccttATTAGGCTATACGAAATGAGGCGTTGTTACTTCTTACTTATTTGACTCACGAAGCCGAGGTGATTCGTTTTTCTCCTTTCTTAGTTGTATTTTTGGGTCAAAATGCATATGGGTATTCTAAATTTGGTCTATTTAATTTCAGGAAATTCAAAAAATTGTGGTGTTTGAAGGTGCATTTGAGAAGATATTTATTATTATTCAAGACGAAGGTGGTGCTGAAGGTGGTGTTGTCGTTGAGGTGTTTATTTGTGACCTCTTTGCTCGTTATATCTTCCCTTATTTATTGTCACTGTTCATTACTGCTTACTTGCTTCACTAATCTCTCTCTTACATCACAGGACTGTCTTGTACTGCTGAACAATCTTCTACACTGTTTGTCAAATCAGGTTTGTCACAATTTATTGCTTTTCTTATACTTGCCCTTCCACATATACCAGACGGTAAAGTTTGTTCGTTCCGTGTTTCAGAGATTACTCAGGGAAACAACAGGTTTTGAGCCTTTAATATCAATATTGGTGCTTGAAAGTAGGGTCTCTAAATTCTCAAAGCAAAAGGTAAGATATGGTTAACTGGTTTCTAATTGTTTTGTGCTGCGTCGAGTACCAGATTATATAGCCAATCACATCAGGACTAGTCGTGTGATCCTTACTGGTATGTTATGTCTGAAAATAAACTTCATGCCAGTAGACATCAAATCTCCTTAGAGCGTTGGAAATCGTTGAGATGCTGTTAGTGGGAGGACCAGCAGCTGAGTCTGGGAAAGATAACAGGATTTCTAACCAAACTGTCCTGTATCAGGTTCGTGAACATACTAAACAGCCTAATGTTACTCCATGGTGTACCTTTTAAATGTCAAGAGTTTCATCTTCTGCATTTTGATGGATTTCAGAAAAAACTTATGGATGAACTTCTAATGCTGGGAGTTGAGAACCAACGGGCGGCAGTTAGTCTACGTTGTTCAGTAAGTTTCCTGTACTTTTTGGTGTTCTAATATATATACTATTGGACTTAACATAGAATCAAATGATTCTGGCGAGGAATGTGATCTACCGCAGCAAATACTTTAATTTAGTGACTTAGTGTATTGAGCAGGTGTCTGCTGCATTTGTATTTATTCTAAGAGGCTTTGTTTTTTCATGAAAAGTGAACTGTACTGCCTGCTAGAGCTTTATTCTTGAGCCATTTGTGTATTTCTCGTCTATTTGCCTAAATGTCTCACTTTTCTTGGGTGCTTTAGTCTATCATCGAGTCTATACAGCCAAGCAGTTTCCATATTGCTATCTAATTTAAGTGGATACGTTTCAGGCACTTCGATGCATTGGTTATTTGGTTGTCGGTCATCGTCAGAACCTTGATGCGTTCGCGAGTAAAGTACTTGGGGAAGAACCAAATGTTGAACCTGCCCTAAACTCAATACTCCGCATCCTTTTAAGAGGTTCTACTGCACAAGAATTTGTGGCGGCGGACTTTGTGTTTAGGTGCTTTTGTGAGGTTTGTCATCTTTCCTAATCCAAACTTTGTATGCTCTCTAACAGTTAATCGCATAGTGTACAGTTGTTCAATGCAATAATGTCCCACAAAATGAACAAGAATGTGCATTCTTTTGTATACATGCAGAAATCCATCAGTTAACATTTTTTCACCAatggtttgtttgtttttgtacCAATCAGAAAAATAGTGATGGCCAAGGATTGTTAGCATCCACAATGATTCCACAACCACAATCAATGTCGGATACTCCTTTAGAGGAGGACATCAACATGTCTTTTGGAAGGTAGTTGCGCAACCCAATTTCATGGTGCTTTTATGTGCAGGTAGAATCTTTTACTGCTGTCATTTCTTTATAACACAATCTTTCTAACTTCATTATTATGGCAGCATGCTGTTACGTGGTCTAACTGTAAGCGAGACTGACGGAGATCTAGAGGTAACACACCTATTCTTGTGCTCATATTTCCACTGGACCTTTCTGCTTTTTATGCGTTAGATTTAGCTCCCTGGGTTATTGTATGTGTCCATCAATGTCATTTTAACAAAGTTTGTGTTCCTCATACTGCTTTGTGATTGTTGTTATTTTGACATGTATGGCTTGTATCTAGTTTTTGATTAGTTATTGTTTTTTATACAGACTTGCTGCAGAGCTGCCAGTGTTCTTTCACATATACTGATGGACAATATTCAATGCAAGGAAAAGGTATGCAAAATGTGGTTGAGATTACATActatcttcttctctttattttcCTTCTTCATTTTGTATGCTATGCCCAACAGCTTGTGCCCCTACTCTACCATCAGATTCCTCTTCAGTTGTCCGATAACTACTTGCATCTCCATAACATTAGTAAACCAACGGCAACATTAAACTAGAATATTTTTGAAGTAAGGGATCATTtcagagaaaataagaagagtAGAAGACACCTATGTTGTGTTAGGCGCGCTTAGGCGCCCGTGGaaactaaaaaacaaaacaaaaactataCACATCTTGGCGCCTAGGGCGCTTTATTGCCTAGGCTCCCCTTGGGCGACTCGTGTGCCTAGGGCGCCTTCCACAACATAGGAAGACACACTTTACAATTTACATGCTTGATGATTCACCTGTGTCCTATTTTAATGCCATTTGGGAATTGCTTAGGTTTTACGAATTGAAGT encodes:
- the LOC113350367 gene encoding golgin candidate 6-like, producing the protein MDFKLGRINLNKVAQGVGGFVFGKDTSNSNDDSYVQSLLERIKNVEEDNDNKRIEALDELQSVVEESVSAQLAFGELGISVLMGVIKGERDNEKMVKGALEALASALTPIAPEGGVKNEIHPAMMNSDLLCREAENISLLLGLLDSDNFTVQYHTLQLLTALLTTSRNRVQEAILTIPQGITRLMDMLMSREAIRNEALLLLTYLTHEAEEIQKIVVFEGAFEKIFIIIQDEGGAEGGVVVEDCLVLLNNLLHCLSNQRLLRETTGFEPLISILVLESRVSKFSKQKTSNLLRALEIVEMLLVGGPAAESGKDNRISNQTVLYQKKLMDELLMLGVENQRAAVSLRCSALRCIGYLVVGHRQNLDAFASKVLGEEPNVEPALNSILRILLRGSTAQEFVAADFVFRCFCEKNSDGQGLLASTMIPQPQSMSDTPLEEDINMSFGSMLLRGLTVSETDGDLETCCRAASVLSHILMDNIQCKEKVLRIEVEAPIPSLGSQEPLMHRIVKYLALSSIKFKDGNHKTSARDSYIQPVILKLLVTWLADFPDAVHCFLVLRPHLTYLLELVSNLSVSVCTKGLAAILLGECFLYNKSDDKSKDASLVVDVISEKVGLTSYLLKLDDLQRSYVFTSTKAGLRDSMAEMDDISANNETDWKHDEHPVLNSLFDAQFVDLVKKLEENLRASIVEISSHLKNKVVALPVELEQQSGESDGDYIKRLKLFVEKQCTEMKDLLGLNGTSAEALVRATASDSAGTDKLRRDLQEAAKQVQVLKSEKAKVQDEAHAHRSLADKMKSDLKSLSDAYKSLEQAKSLLESEVKALKFEAKKSPDLDAIKEEAKEEGRKESEVELNDLLVCLGQEQAKVEKLSSRLEELGEDVSSLLEGVGEDLEMPEDSDDDDDGK